In the Oreochromis aureus strain Israel breed Guangdong linkage group 14, ZZ_aureus, whole genome shotgun sequence genome, one interval contains:
- the zgc:162698 gene encoding transmembrane protein 87A, with the protein MASFVGPGQTGPGLRCWALVLLMLAEANWPVAAVSEPGKWDLDINSDLLKKQSYFFYTKTLFNNSMISLKFKSHNCNNSSQPSLDISWYLRSSRCYDEVFNLNVKGDKRYFTSLSVEREGGTGFYSSHKYDTIHCEPNKLKTQLNLNDFEPINQLKPLQKPLQKAQSSTENTSGKRKREAPKPKSVKTNETDKDQKQVGNPGFDAVARSWDDGPYMFILKIEDKNQPPDPNNQWNLKLQISMKGPHGFISASEWPLMMFYMVMCIVYVLLAMLWLVLSACYWRDLLRIQFWIGGVIFLGMLEKAVYYAEFQSLRDEGVSVTGAVVFAEVLSAVKRTLARVLVIIASLGYGIVKPRLGALLHRVVGVGLLYLIFSIIEGILRVNADRGDNTSSRFLCDIVLAFTDSCVVWWIFVSLAQTMKLLRLRRNVVKLSLYRHFTNTLIFAVIASVIFIIWTTRTFRMSKCQSDWRELWIDDAFWRFLFSIILLVIMFLWRPSANNQRYAFSPLVDEESDEEEKEPMMNDAFEGVKMRGMKNEANGSTKANKVDEDLKWVEENIPSSMADVALPPLLDSDEETMTTKFEMSKME; encoded by the exons ATGGCGAGCTTCGTGGGTCCGGGTCAGACCGGTCCGGGACTCCGGTGCTGGGCTCTGGTCCTGCTGATGCTGGCGGAAGCGAACTGGCCGGTGGCGGCCGTGTCGGAACCGGGAAAGTGGGACCTGGACATCAATAGC gaTCTCCTGAAGAAGCAGAGTTACTTCTTCTACACTAAAACTCTGTTCAATAACAGCATGATCAGTCTCAAAT TTAAGTCACATAATTGCAATAACTCGTCTCAGCCGAGCCTGGACATTTCCTGGTATCTGAGGAGCTCGCGCTGCTACGACGAAGTCTTCAACCTGAAC GTAAAGGGGGATAAACGCTATTTCACGTCGCTCAGCGTcgagagagaaggaggaactGGGTTCTATTCTTCACACAAGTATGATACAATCCACTGTGAGCCTAATAAACTCaag ACTCAGTTGAACCTGAATGACTTTGAGCCAATAAATCAGCTGAAACCACTGCAGAAACCACTGCAGAAGGCACAG TCAAGCACAGAAAACACTTCAGGGAAACGAAAGAGAGAGGCTCCAAAGCCAAAG TCAGTGAAGACGAACGAAACCGACAAAGATCAAAAACAG GTTGGGAATCCTGGTTTCGATGCGGTGGCTCGGAGCTGGGATGACGGACCCTACATGTTCATCCTCAAAATCGAAGACAAGAACCAGCCGCCTGATCCCAACAATCAATGGAATCTAAAGC TCCAGATCAGTATGAAGGGTCCCCATGGCTTTATATCAGCGTCTGAATGGCCTCTGATGATG TTCTACATGGTGATGTGCATTGTGTACGTGCTGCTCGCCATGCTGTGGTTGGTTCTGTCCGCGTGTTACTGGAGGGACCTGCTCCGGATCCAGTTCTGGATCGGAGGCGTCATTTTCCTGGGCATGTTGGAGAAAGCTGTTTACTATGCAGAGTTCCAGAGCCTCAGAGATGAAGGCGTGTCAG TCACCGGGGCGGTGGTGTTTGCTGAGGTGCTCTCTGCAGTGAAGAGGACTCTGGCCAGAGTGCTGGTGATCATCGCCAGTCTGGGATACGGCATCGTCAA GCCGAGACTCGGCGCTCTGCTGCACAGAGTCGTTGGCGTTGGTCTGCTCTACCTGATCTTCTCCATCATCGAGGGAATCTTAAGAGTCAACGCT GATCGAGGGGACAACACCAGCAGTAGATTTTTGTGCGACATAGTGCTGGCCTTCACTGATTCCTGTGTTGTCTGGTGG ATCTTTGTGAGCCTGGCTCAGACGATGAAGCTGCTGCGCCTCAGGAGGAATGTGGTGAAGCTCTCGCTCTACAGACACTTCACCAACACGCTCATCTTTGCTGTTATAG CATCGGTCATCTTCATCATCTGGACCACGAGGACCTTCAGGATGTCCAAATGTCAGTCT gactGGAGGGAGCTGTGGATAGATGACGCTTTCTGGCGTTTCTTGTTCTCCATCATCCTATTGGTCATTATGTTTCTATGGCGACCGTCGGCCAATAACCAGAG GTACGCCTTCAGTCCTCTGGTGGATGAAGAGAGCGATGAAGAGGAGAAGGAGCCCATGATGAACGACGCTTTTG AAGGGGTGAAGATGAGGGGCATGAAGAATGAGGCCAACGGCTCGACCAAAGCCAACAAAGTG GATGAGGACCTGAAGTGGGTTGAGGAGAACATCCCATCATCTATGGCAGATGT CGCCCTGCCGCCCCTGCTGGACTCTGACGAG GAAACGATGACGACGAAGTTTGAGATGTCCAAGATGGAGTGA
- the LOC116323315 gene encoding calpain small subunit 1-like, with amino-acid sequence MFLVKGVIGSIIKSVTDVDPSQFMPSDPPPPRRPLQFAEANENEEEKQFRRVFQQLAGDDMEVSPNELMNILNKVVCKHGKLKTDGFSSESCRSMVAVMDSDSTGKLGFHEFKYLWNNIKRWQGIYVNYDADHSGAINAKELPGAFKAAGFPLNDQLYNMIIRRYSDENGDMDFDNFIGCLVRLDAMCRAFKTLDKDNSGTIDLDIKEWLQLTMYS; translated from the exons ATGTTTCTGGTGAAAGGAGTGATCGGGAGCATCATCAAATCTGTGAC CGACGTCGACCCGTCTCAGTTCATGCCATCAGACCCT CCTCCTCCCCGCAGACCTCTGCAATTCGCTGAGGCCAATGAGAACGAAGAGGAGAAACAGTTTCGGAGGGTTTTCCAACAGCTGGCTGGAGAT GACATGGAGGTGAGCCCCAATGAACTGATGAACATCTTGAATAAAGTGGTCTGCAAAC ATGGGAAGCTGAAGACCGACGGCTTCAGCAGTGAGTCCTGCAGGAGTATGGTTGCTGTGATGGAT AGTGACAGCACAGGAAAACTGGGCTTCCATGAGTTCAAGTACCTCTGGAATAACATCAAGAGATGGCAG GGCATCTACGTTAACTATGACGCCGATCACTCAGGTGCGATCAACGCTAAGGAGCTGCCTGgtgcctttaaggctgcag GCTTCCCGCTGAATGACCAGCTCTACAATATGATTATCCGTCGCTATAGTGATGAGAACGGCGATATGGACTTTGACAATTTCATTGGCTGCCTGGTGCGACTGGACGCCATGTGCA gagcgTTCAAGACGCTGGATAAGGACAACAGCGGCACCATCGATTTGGACATCAAGGAG TGGCTTCAGCTGACGATGTATTCGTGA